The Kitasatospora paranensis genome has a window encoding:
- the fahA gene encoding fumarylacetoacetase: MTWLAVPQDSPYGIQTLPYGVFTAADQPGRRRVGVRIGDAVLDAGAAARAVGSAAVLLEAGSLNPLMAAGRSLWREVRAALTEWLTDEAHRPAVEPCLLPLAEVELHLPFEVADYVDFYASEHHATNLGRIFRPGSEPLTPNWKHLPIGYHGRAGTVVVSGTPVVRPHGQRKAPTEPLPSFGPTRRLDIEAEVGFVVGTPSALGTAVPLADFREHVFGVCLLNDWSARDIQAWEYVPLGPFLGKSFATSVSPWVVPLDALEHARVAPPARDVEPLGYLDDRGGEPWGLDLAMEVALNGHRISRPPFATMYWTGAQQLAHLTANGASLRTGDLFASGTVSGPEPETRGALIELTWNGEHPIKLADGTARTFLEDGDEVVITATAPGPDGTRIGFGEVTGRIVP; the protein is encoded by the coding sequence TTGACCTGGCTCGCCGTCCCGCAGGACTCCCCCTACGGCATCCAGACCCTGCCGTACGGCGTCTTCACCGCCGCCGACCAGCCCGGCCGGCGCCGGGTCGGTGTCCGGATCGGCGATGCGGTGCTGGACGCCGGCGCGGCGGCCCGCGCGGTCGGCTCCGCCGCCGTGCTGCTGGAGGCGGGTTCGCTCAACCCGCTGATGGCGGCCGGGCGTTCGCTGTGGCGCGAAGTCCGGGCCGCGCTCACCGAGTGGCTCACCGACGAGGCGCACCGCCCTGCGGTCGAACCCTGCCTGCTGCCGCTGGCCGAGGTCGAGCTGCACCTGCCGTTCGAGGTCGCGGACTACGTCGACTTCTACGCCTCCGAGCACCACGCCACCAACCTCGGCCGGATCTTCCGCCCCGGGTCGGAGCCGCTCACACCCAACTGGAAGCACCTGCCGATCGGGTACCACGGCCGGGCCGGCACGGTGGTCGTCTCCGGCACACCGGTCGTGCGGCCGCACGGGCAGCGCAAGGCGCCCACCGAGCCGCTGCCCTCCTTCGGCCCGACCCGGCGGCTGGACATCGAGGCCGAGGTCGGCTTCGTGGTCGGCACCCCCAGCGCGCTCGGGACCGCCGTCCCGCTGGCGGACTTCCGCGAGCACGTGTTCGGTGTCTGCCTGCTCAACGACTGGTCCGCCCGGGACATCCAGGCCTGGGAGTACGTCCCGCTCGGCCCGTTCCTCGGCAAGTCCTTCGCCACCTCCGTCTCCCCCTGGGTGGTGCCGCTGGACGCCCTGGAGCACGCCCGGGTCGCCCCGCCCGCCCGCGACGTGGAGCCGCTCGGCTACCTCGACGACCGCGGCGGCGAGCCCTGGGGACTCGACCTCGCCATGGAGGTCGCGCTCAACGGGCACCGGATCTCCCGGCCGCCGTTCGCCACCATGTACTGGACCGGCGCCCAGCAGCTCGCCCACCTCACCGCCAACGGCGCCTCGCTGCGGACGGGCGACCTCTTCGCCTCCGGCACCGTCAGCGGGCCGGAGCCGGAGACCCGCGGTGCCCTGATCGAGCTCACCTGGAACGGCGAGCACCCGATCAAGCTCGCCGACGGCACCGCCCGGACCTTCCTGGAGGACGGCGACGAGGTCGTCATCACCGCCACCGCCCCCGGCCCGGACGGCACCCGGATCGGCTTCGGCGAGGTCACCGGCCGGATCGTTCCGTAG
- a CDS encoding putative quinol monooxygenase — protein MSPIGLLARIEAKPEHAEEVAELLIGALPLAQEEVATRTWFAFRESATVFGIFDTFDDEAGRTAHLQGPIAAALMEAAPRLLAAPPDIRRVDVLAAALP, from the coding sequence ATGTCCCCCATCGGCCTGCTCGCCCGGATCGAGGCCAAGCCCGAGCACGCGGAGGAGGTCGCCGAGCTGCTCATCGGCGCCCTGCCGCTCGCCCAGGAGGAGGTGGCGACCCGGACGTGGTTCGCCTTCCGGGAGAGCGCGACCGTCTTCGGCATCTTCGACACCTTCGACGACGAGGCCGGGCGCACCGCCCACCTCCAGGGGCCGATCGCCGCGGCCCTGATGGAGGCCGCCCCGAGGCTGCTCGCCGCCCCGCCCGACATCCGCCGGGTGGACGTGCTGGCGGCCGCCCTGCCGTAG
- the hppD gene encoding 4-hydroxyphenylpyruvate dioxygenase: MTANAVELTPEELEAGLDAEQLRTLVGLVEHDSAGDPFPVTAQDAVVFVVGNATQTAQFYQAVFGMELVAYSGPETGRRDRKAFVLRSGSCRFVIKGGVSPDSALLDHHRRHGDGVVDLALEVPDVDKCIAHARAQGATILEEPNDVSDENGTVRRAAIATYGETRHTLIDRSGYRGPYLPGYVVAESKVQRPAGAPKRLFQALDHAVGNVELGRMNEWVSFYNRVMGFVNMAEFVGDDIATEYSALMSKVVASGNHRVKFPLNEPAVAKKKSQIDEYLEFYTGAGCQHMALATNDILTTVDVLRSRGVEFLNTPDSYYEDPELRERIGKVRVPIEELKSRGILVDRDEDGYLLQIFTKPIGDRPTVFYEFIERHGSLGFGKGNFKALFEAIEREQDKRGNL; this comes from the coding sequence ATGACCGCCAACGCCGTGGAACTCACCCCCGAGGAGCTGGAGGCCGGCCTCGACGCCGAGCAGCTGCGCACCCTCGTCGGGCTGGTCGAGCACGACTCCGCGGGCGACCCCTTCCCGGTCACCGCCCAGGACGCGGTCGTCTTCGTCGTCGGCAACGCCACCCAGACCGCCCAGTTCTACCAGGCCGTGTTCGGCATGGAGCTGGTCGCCTACTCCGGCCCCGAGACCGGCCGCCGCGACCGCAAGGCGTTCGTGCTGCGCTCCGGCTCCTGCCGGTTCGTGATCAAGGGCGGGGTGTCCCCCGACAGCGCCCTGCTCGACCACCACCGCCGGCACGGCGACGGCGTGGTCGACCTCGCGCTGGAGGTCCCGGACGTCGACAAGTGCATCGCGCACGCCCGCGCCCAGGGCGCGACGATCCTGGAGGAGCCGAACGACGTCTCCGACGAGAACGGCACCGTCCGGCGTGCCGCCATCGCCACCTACGGCGAGACCCGGCACACCCTGATCGACCGCTCCGGCTACCGCGGCCCCTACCTGCCGGGGTACGTGGTGGCCGAGTCGAAGGTGCAGCGCCCGGCCGGTGCGCCCAAGCGCCTGTTCCAGGCCCTGGACCACGCGGTCGGCAACGTCGAGCTCGGCCGGATGAACGAGTGGGTCTCGTTCTACAACCGGGTGATGGGCTTCGTGAACATGGCCGAGTTCGTCGGCGACGACATCGCCACCGAGTACTCGGCCCTGATGTCCAAGGTCGTCGCCAGCGGCAACCACCGGGTCAAGTTCCCCCTGAACGAGCCGGCCGTCGCGAAGAAGAAGTCGCAGATCGACGAGTACCTGGAGTTCTACACCGGCGCCGGCTGCCAGCACATGGCGCTCGCCACCAACGACATCCTCACCACCGTCGACGTGCTGCGCTCGCGCGGCGTCGAGTTCCTCAACACCCCGGACTCGTACTACGAGGACCCGGAGCTGCGGGAGCGGATCGGCAAGGTGCGGGTGCCGATCGAGGAGCTGAAGAGCCGCGGCATCCTGGTCGACCGGGACGAGGACGGCTACCTGCTGCAGATCTTCACCAAGCCGATCGGCGACCGGCCGACGGTCTTCTACGAGTTCATCGAGCGGCACGGTTCGCTGGGCTTCGGCAAGGGCAACTTCAAGGCGCTCTTCGAGGCGATCGAGCGCGAGCAGGACAAGCGCGGAAACCTCTGA
- a CDS encoding enoyl-CoA hydratase/isomerase family protein, which translates to MSVEFGQDGRVGRIVLDRPRALNALTHPMLTAIGDTLRAWADDDSVRAVVLTGAGERGLCAGADIRVLHDDAKAGGEGARVFFRDEYRLNLLISRYPKPYVAVMDGITMGGGVGLSAHGSVRIVTERSRVAMPETRIGLVPDVGGSRLLARAPGELGTHLALTSASMGPGDALLCGFADHYVPSAELPALLAALADRTPAEALAGHTAQAPAADLAARRGWIDTCYAADTVEEILDRLDAAGDPDAKEAAEQIRGLSPTAVKVALAALRRARTHTSLAETLEQEYLVSCAALDSHDLVEGIRAQVVDKDRDPKWRPATLAEVGEPDVARYFTGPALRLDRTPPA; encoded by the coding sequence ATGAGTGTGGAATTCGGGCAGGACGGCCGGGTCGGCCGGATCGTCCTGGACCGCCCGAGGGCGCTCAACGCACTGACCCACCCGATGCTGACCGCGATCGGCGACACCCTGCGGGCCTGGGCCGACGACGACTCCGTCCGGGCGGTCGTGCTGACCGGCGCCGGGGAGCGCGGGCTGTGCGCCGGTGCCGACATCCGGGTGCTGCACGACGACGCCAAGGCCGGCGGCGAGGGCGCGCGGGTGTTCTTCCGCGACGAGTACCGGCTCAACCTCCTGATCTCGCGCTACCCGAAGCCGTACGTGGCGGTGATGGACGGCATCACCATGGGCGGCGGCGTGGGGCTGTCCGCGCACGGCTCCGTCCGGATCGTCACCGAGCGCTCCCGGGTCGCGATGCCGGAGACCCGGATCGGCCTGGTGCCCGACGTCGGCGGCAGCCGCCTGCTGGCGCGGGCCCCCGGTGAGCTCGGCACCCACCTGGCCCTGACCTCCGCCTCGATGGGCCCGGGCGACGCCCTGCTCTGCGGCTTCGCCGACCACTACGTGCCCTCCGCCGAACTGCCCGCCCTGCTCGCCGCCCTGGCCGACCGCACCCCCGCCGAGGCGCTCGCCGGACACACCGCCCAGGCCCCCGCCGCCGACCTGGCCGCCCGGCGCGGATGGATCGACACCTGCTACGCCGCCGACACCGTCGAGGAGATCCTCGACCGGCTCGACGCCGCCGGCGACCCGGACGCCAAGGAGGCCGCCGAGCAGATCCGCGGCCTGTCGCCGACCGCCGTCAAGGTGGCCCTCGCCGCCCTGCGCCGCGCCCGTACGCACACCTCGCTGGCCGAGACCCTGGAACAGGAGTACCTGGTCTCCTGCGCCGCCCTCGACTCGCACGACCTGGTGGAGGGGATCCGCGCGCAGGTGGTCGACAAGGACCGTGACCCGAAGTGGCGGCCGGCCACCCTCGCCGAGGTCGGCGAGCCGGACGTCGCCCGGTACTTCACGGGGCCGGCGCTGCGGCTCGACCGGACACCGCCGGCGTGA
- a CDS encoding NAD-binding protein, protein MVITFCGITFMPLATAIVVEALASGRRGLPRGPGAGVSGHVVVVGLGNVGTRVATLVHATGVPVVCVERDPQARGIAAVRALGIPVLVGDAPLESQLRRARIHRARALAAVTSDDAVNLEAALEARAVQPHVRIVVRLFDDDFAHHVYATLGNVASRSVSYLSAPAFAAALMGREVLGTLSVYRHVLLIAELAVEAGTGPVGRDLHAVEAPGGVRVIAVRRAGRAVLQWNPADRARRLEVGDRIVVAATRSGLARLGDPLPPAPDGPPAPDGPAAADGGAGAAAGGAPVSP, encoded by the coding sequence GTGGTGATCACCTTCTGCGGGATCACCTTCATGCCGCTGGCGACCGCGATCGTCGTCGAGGCGCTCGCCAGCGGCCGCCGCGGGCTGCCGCGCGGGCCGGGCGCCGGGGTGAGCGGCCACGTCGTGGTGGTCGGCCTCGGCAATGTCGGCACCCGGGTCGCGACGCTGGTGCACGCCACCGGGGTGCCGGTGGTCTGCGTGGAACGCGACCCGCAGGCCCGCGGCATCGCCGCCGTCCGCGCCCTCGGCATCCCCGTGCTGGTCGGCGACGCCCCGCTGGAGAGCCAGCTGCGCCGCGCCCGGATCCACCGCGCCCGCGCGCTCGCCGCGGTGACCAGCGACGACGCGGTCAACCTGGAGGCCGCGCTGGAGGCCAGGGCCGTCCAGCCGCACGTACGGATCGTGGTGCGGCTGTTCGACGACGACTTCGCCCACCACGTCTACGCGACCCTGGGCAACGTCGCCTCCCGCTCGGTCTCCTACCTGTCCGCCCCGGCGTTCGCCGCCGCGCTGATGGGCCGTGAGGTGCTCGGCACGCTCTCGGTCTACCGGCACGTGCTGCTGATCGCCGAGCTCGCGGTGGAGGCCGGCACCGGACCGGTCGGCCGGGACCTGCACGCCGTCGAGGCGCCCGGCGGTGTCCGGGTGATCGCGGTGCGGCGGGCCGGCCGCGCCGTGCTCCAGTGGAACCCGGCCGACCGGGCCCGCCGGCTGGAGGTGGGCGACCGGATCGTGGTCGCCGCGACCCGCAGCGGCCTGGCCAGGCTCGGCGACCCGCTGCCACCCGCGCCGGACGGGCCACCCGCGCCGGACGGGCCGGCGGCCGCCGACGGCGGGGCCGGGGCCGCGGCGGGCGGCGCCCCGGTCAGTCCGTGA
- a CDS encoding VWA domain-containing protein, which yields MWPFRRRRTAAVPPAAAVAPPTAPSPATDAGSGPAASAPAISLAKLQADAPALVSLYKTAGVSLRKQGLDGRRAAVYLVLDHSASMSGLYRDGSVQRLAEQSLALSANLDDDGTVPVVLFHDRAYQPYEVEIGRHAGAVEQVRKAVGATFGGTRYAPAMKAVLDHYRRCGATDPAFVIFQTDGAAFDRKAVLKLLRDSSGLPVFWQFLGFGEHEAKQFAFLRSLAALDGRATPNAGFCATGRRPRDLADGVLYERLLAAYPAWLAAARAAGVTD from the coding sequence ATGTGGCCGTTTCGCCGTCGCCGTACCGCTGCCGTACCGCCCGCAGCCGCAGTCGCACCGCCGACCGCGCCCTCGCCCGCGACCGACGCGGGCTCCGGGCCCGCGGCGTCCGCGCCGGCGATCAGCCTGGCCAAGCTGCAGGCCGACGCACCCGCCCTGGTCTCGCTGTACAAGACCGCCGGGGTGTCGCTGCGCAAGCAGGGGCTCGACGGCCGGCGGGCCGCCGTCTACCTCGTGCTGGACCACTCCGCCTCGATGAGCGGCCTCTACCGGGACGGCTCCGTCCAGCGCCTGGCCGAGCAGTCGCTGGCGCTGTCGGCCAACCTGGACGACGACGGCACGGTGCCGGTGGTGCTCTTCCACGACCGGGCGTACCAGCCGTACGAGGTGGAGATCGGACGGCACGCGGGCGCCGTGGAGCAGGTCCGCAAAGCCGTCGGGGCAACGTTCGGCGGCACCCGGTACGCGCCCGCGATGAAGGCCGTGCTGGACCACTACCGGCGGTGCGGCGCGACCGACCCGGCGTTCGTGATCTTCCAGACCGACGGTGCCGCGTTCGACCGCAAGGCCGTGCTCAAGCTGCTGCGGGACTCCTCGGGCCTGCCGGTGTTCTGGCAGTTCCTCGGCTTCGGCGAGCACGAGGCCAAGCAGTTCGCCTTCCTGCGCTCACTGGCCGCCCTGGACGGCCGCGCCACACCGAACGCCGGCTTCTGCGCGACCGGGCGGCGCCCCCGGGACCTGGCCGACGGCGTGCTCTACGAGCGGCTGCTGGCCGCCTACCCGGCCTGGCTGGCCGCCGCCCGGGCCGCGGGCGTCACGGACTGA
- a CDS encoding homogentisate 1,2-dioxygenase: MAHYRQLGAIPPKRHTQHRTPEGGLYYEELMGEEGFTSDSSLLYHRGIPSAIVDARPWELPSQATTANLPLIPRHLKLHQLFGEDWKGVDVVAGRRLVLGNADVRISYAVAGAPSELYRNGLGDECVYVESGTAVLETVFGTLDVVQGDYVIIPRATTHRWVPTGDGPLRAYCIEANSHITPPKRYLSRFGQLLEHAPYCERDLRGPTGPLLVEGTDVDVLVKHRGPNGVAGTRYTVPHHPFDVVGWDGCLYPYAFNIADFEPITGRIHQPPPAHQVFEGNNFVICNFVPRKVDYHPLSIPVPYYHANVDSDEVMFYCGGNYEARKGSGIGQGSISLHPGGHTHGPQPGAYERSIGAEFFDELAVMVDTFRPLELGEGGTASEDPGYPWTWSGGRGPAR, from the coding sequence ATGGCGCACTACCGGCAGCTGGGCGCGATCCCGCCCAAGCGGCACACCCAGCACCGCACGCCCGAGGGCGGGCTGTACTACGAGGAGCTGATGGGCGAGGAGGGCTTCACGTCCGACTCCTCGCTGCTCTATCACCGGGGCATCCCCTCGGCGATCGTGGACGCCCGGCCGTGGGAGCTGCCGAGCCAGGCCACCACGGCGAACCTTCCGCTGATCCCCCGCCACCTGAAGCTGCACCAGCTCTTCGGCGAGGACTGGAAGGGCGTCGACGTGGTGGCCGGGCGCCGCCTGGTCCTCGGCAACGCCGACGTACGGATCTCCTACGCCGTCGCCGGCGCACCGAGCGAGCTGTACCGCAACGGGCTGGGCGACGAGTGCGTCTACGTCGAGTCGGGCACCGCCGTGCTGGAGACGGTGTTCGGCACGCTGGACGTCGTCCAGGGCGACTACGTGATCATCCCGCGGGCCACCACGCACCGCTGGGTGCCCACCGGCGACGGCCCGCTGCGGGCGTACTGCATCGAGGCCAACAGCCACATCACCCCGCCCAAGCGGTACCTGTCGCGGTTCGGCCAGCTGCTGGAGCACGCGCCGTACTGCGAGCGGGACCTGCGCGGGCCGACCGGGCCGCTGCTGGTGGAGGGCACGGACGTCGACGTCCTGGTGAAGCACCGCGGCCCGAACGGCGTCGCGGGCACCCGCTACACGGTGCCGCACCACCCGTTCGACGTGGTCGGCTGGGACGGCTGCCTCTACCCGTACGCCTTCAACATCGCCGACTTCGAGCCGATCACCGGCCGGATCCACCAGCCGCCGCCGGCCCACCAGGTCTTCGAGGGCAACAACTTCGTCATCTGCAACTTCGTGCCGCGCAAGGTGGACTACCACCCGCTGTCGATCCCCGTGCCGTACTACCACGCCAACGTCGACAGCGACGAGGTGATGTTCTACTGCGGCGGCAACTACGAGGCCCGCAAGGGCTCCGGGATCGGCCAGGGCTCGATCTCGCTGCACCCCGGCGGGCACACCCACGGCCCGCAGCCGGGCGCCTACGAGCGCTCCATCGGCGCCGAGTTCTTCGACGAACTCGCCGTCATGGTCGACACGTTCCGGCCGCTGGAGCTCGGCGAGGGCGGCACCGCGAGCGAGGACCCGGGCTACCCGTGGACGTGGTCGGGCGGGCGAGGGCCGGCCCGATGA
- a CDS encoding phosphoribosyltransferase family protein: MIYSDRTDAGRRLAAELTRWRGADAVVVALPRGGVPVADEVARALGAPLDICVIRKLGVPFQPELGMGAIGEDGARVLNDEVMRSARITPEQLARVEEAERAELERRAGRYRRGRPPVPLQGRPVIVVDDGVATGSTALAACRIVRARGAAHVVLAVPVAPRDWAERLDRDADELVCPYTPAVFWAIGEFYRDFAQTPDEEVERLLDAAAARAGGGGTASETVLTAAGVRLPGRLTVPQGATGLVLFAHGSGSSRHSPRNRYVAAELHRAGLGTLLFDLLTAEEEPDRAKVFDPPLLGARLASATREVADRPECAGLPVGYFGASTGAAAALWAAAEPGARVAAVVSRGGRPDLAGPRLAHVRAPTLLVVGGADATVLALNRTALAGLGGERELAVVPRAGHLFEEPGTLEQVARLAVEWFTRHLGKAASDWAI, from the coding sequence ATGATCTACAGCGACCGCACCGACGCGGGACGCCGGCTGGCCGCCGAGCTGACGCGGTGGCGTGGCGCGGACGCCGTGGTGGTGGCGCTGCCCCGGGGCGGCGTCCCGGTCGCCGACGAGGTGGCCCGGGCGCTCGGGGCCCCGCTCGACATCTGCGTGATCCGCAAGCTCGGCGTGCCGTTCCAGCCCGAGCTGGGTATGGGCGCGATCGGCGAGGACGGCGCCCGGGTGCTCAACGACGAGGTGATGCGGAGCGCCCGGATCACCCCCGAGCAGCTGGCCCGCGTCGAGGAGGCGGAGCGCGCCGAGCTGGAGCGGCGGGCCGGGCGCTACCGGCGCGGCCGCCCTCCCGTCCCGCTGCAGGGGCGCCCCGTGATCGTGGTGGACGACGGGGTGGCGACCGGGTCCACGGCGCTGGCCGCCTGCCGGATCGTCCGGGCGCGGGGCGCCGCCCACGTGGTACTGGCGGTGCCGGTGGCGCCGCGGGACTGGGCGGAGCGGCTCGACCGGGACGCGGACGAGCTGGTCTGCCCGTACACCCCGGCGGTGTTCTGGGCGATCGGCGAGTTCTACCGGGACTTCGCGCAGACCCCGGACGAGGAGGTGGAGCGGCTGCTCGACGCGGCGGCGGCGCGGGCGGGCGGCGGCGGCACCGCCTCGGAGACCGTCCTGACGGCGGCCGGGGTCCGGCTGCCGGGCCGGCTGACCGTCCCGCAGGGCGCCACCGGGCTGGTGCTGTTCGCGCACGGCAGCGGCAGCAGCCGGCACAGCCCGCGCAACCGGTACGTCGCCGCCGAGCTCCACCGGGCGGGCCTGGGCACGTTGCTGTTCGACCTGCTGACCGCCGAGGAGGAGCCCGACCGGGCGAAGGTGTTCGACCCGCCGCTGCTCGGAGCCCGGCTGGCGTCCGCGACCCGCGAGGTGGCCGACCGGCCGGAGTGCGCCGGGCTGCCGGTCGGGTACTTCGGGGCGAGCACCGGCGCCGCCGCGGCGCTGTGGGCGGCCGCGGAACCCGGTGCCCGGGTGGCCGCGGTGGTCTCGCGCGGCGGCCGGCCCGACCTCGCCGGGCCCCGGCTGGCCCACGTCCGGGCGCCGACCCTGCTGGTGGTCGGCGGCGCGGACGCGACCGTGCTCGCGCTGAACCGCACCGCACTGGCGGGGCTGGGCGGCGAACGGGAGCTGGCCGTCGTCCCGCGGGCCGGCCACCTCTTCGAGGAGCCGGGCACGCTTGAGCAGGTCGCCCGGCTGGCGGTGGAGTGGTTCACTCGACATCTGGGGAAGGCGGCCTCCGACTGGGCAATCTGA